A window of Leishmania donovani BPK282A1 complete genome, chromosome 35 genomic DNA:
GCGGCGGAGTCTTTCGTCCACGGTCGTGTGATGAAATCATTCATCGCACGACTGCGTATGTGGACGCGTTGAAACAACCGCGTTCCGTCAGTCAGCGAATCCGCAGTCGATGCCTTCGTCGCTTTTCCTCTTCATCTCACCTGACCGCAACGTTGACCCCCCTCTGAACGCCTCTCGCATCCTgattttttttctctctccttttctctcacTGTTTGTCTTGACTGTGATGGGGTGTGCACGCTCTTGTGTTTAAGCATGTGCCGTCTCCCCTCTAACCTCGGTCTCAGTCGCAAGACACCTTCAGGGGCTTTTGAAACGAGAGAACAGAGCATGCACACTCCTCTCGCCCACGCTGTTGCGGTGCTTGTGGTTTTACTTTGTTCCGGCTCTTACAAACCTCTTTTCCGTGCGCTAAACGTCGCGTTTCCATCGTCAAGGTGAATACCTTCGTCAACGTTAACGTTGTTTGTCTCCCATTTTCAAGCGTAGCTCAAACAGCTCTATAGGGGAACTGATGCTATCATCTCTGTCAGCGCGTCCATTCTCTGCCATAGAGCATGAGTTCAAGCGCCACCCTACCCTCCCCGTGACCCTGTTACGTGTCCCGTCGCGTGGTGCGACGCAGCACTGCCCACGCGCATTACCGCAATGCCCCAAGACAGTGATCCGCGCGcggcctctctctcatgcTGTGCACCCACTCATCCCCCGctccgcaggtcgcctcacggCCGCTCCAACTttgccggtcgccacccgGTGCATCCCCGCACCAGCaaggcagtgtgagggccgggcgaGAGATGCGCTCCAGCCACGCTGGCACGCTGCCTAatcatatggatggcgcagacgtgtgNNNNNNNNNNNNNNNNNNNNNNNNNNNNNNNNNNNNNNNNNNNNNNNNNNNNNNNNNNNNNNNNNNNNNNNNNNNNNNNNNNNNNNNNNNNNNNNNNNNNNNNNNNNNNNNNNNNNNNNNNNNNNNNNNNNNNNNNNNNNNNNNNNNNNNNNNNNNNNNNNNNNNNNNNNNNNNNNNNNNNNNNNNNNNNNNNNNNNNNNNNNNNNNNNNNNNNNNNNGGACTGGGGTTTGAACAGACACAGAAATAGATGTGAGAGAGCGACAACACATCGGAGCCTccgatatatatatatatatatatgcgtgtgtgtgtgcatgtgtgcgagCACAGCGCAccgtgcaccgctgcacgcgtCAATACAGTAgagcccctctcccccccatacacacacagttattatgtgtgtgctcctgTGCGCTCCGTGGTGAACCGAACATCATGCCGTAGCAgaaacacatacacacacaagcacaaaaGAGAATACAGGAAGGCGAGAAACCCAagaaagcggcagcaccgccttgtCGTTATATTTTCTTTTCCTGTTGATCAGCTGAAatagaggagaggggggagataTCTATTTTTATTTTCTCTCGTTAGCCATTTTCCACATCTGCTTTCTGCTGTTCTTTCTTTTGGATCCCTCGTCTCTTGTCTCTTCTCGCCGCATTCTTCTGCTTGACTTGCTCAGCCTCGTCGCACGTTGCTCACCGCGGCTGTGGCGATGCAGATGCAACCGAGTGTTTACGTGAGAAATCAGCTACACACCGAACTGAAAGGACGAAGAGAGCACTAGAATATTGAAAGGACTTCTTGGTTACCTGACGAAGGGCTTGTGTGCGGAAATGCCCGCCGGTATTTTTTTCTCTGAATCGCGAGACAATGACGATAGATGCGTGCGCtgggggaagaggagagggcaaCGTCCTACTAGAATTGGCGTTTGCCTTTTATACCATGGCCACTGTGCGCGCCGTTGCAAAAGTTGTCTAACCGCTCCTTGATGTTTATGGAAACAGGGCAGCTGTGTTGCCCACCTCCCTTCCGGACGATTTGACAACTCCGCTCCCTCTACACACACTCTTTCAATGCTTGctcttcgcctctcctcGGATGCCAGGATTCACTGCGGGCTACTTACTTTTTCGGAGCCTGAGCCATTGCGTTGAAGTACCGTTTTTGCGCCTAGGGGCTCCAGCACGAGAAGCTTCTTCTCAGAGAGGTGATAGCACGACGGAAAACACGTGAGAGTCGCCTCCACGTTTCTAACTTTGGCGCGCGTTCACTCTCCGTCGTCACCTTTTGTAAGGCGTGAATAGCCAGAGGGAGAAGCCTGCGCCTCGTTTCtctgcctccttctcttcctcttcctctttctctgctgAATATCGCGCCTCTGCCATGCCAGCAGGCATGAAGGGTGTCGCTGCGGATGAGGTGGCGAAGTTCGCCTCTCTGCAGAAGCACTGGTGGGATCCGACGGGACCGCTGCGCTCTCTGCATCTCTTGAATCCGATCCGTGTGCGCTACGTGAACAACATTGTACGCTCTTTCGGCAATGTGGGCGGCAGCTCGTGCGATACGTCGATTGGCTTTTCCAGGGACTCTGGGCTCACGCCACAACATCAAGTTCTGGAcgtcggctgcggcggcggtatTCTGGCAGAGAGCCTAGCCCGCATtggcggcaccgtcaccggCATCGACGCCTGCGCCGAGTCCATCGAGGTTGCGGAGAAGCGTCGTcagcagctggaggccaATTTCATAGCCTCCTCGCAGGCATTCAACTGGCCCCAGCGACTCTCGTACCGTCACGTATCCCTGTTTGACGTTGTGGAACAGGAGAAGAGGCAGTTTGACGTAGTCGTGGCGAGTGAAGTAATCGAGCACGTGAGCGATGCACGGGCGTTTCTGCAGGCCCTCTGTGAGGCGACGAAGCCTGGTgggcttctcttcctctccaccATGGACAAATCGCTGAAGACGGCCATCGCATACATCGGGGTGGCCGAGATGCTCACTGGGCTCGTGGAGCCGGGCACACATGACTGGCGCAAATTCATTCCGCCAGATGACGTGACCAAGTTTGCGCAGCGCTTTGGTGTGCGCAAGGTGGACCAGCACTACATAGTCACCTACCCGGATGTCTGCCAGTCCTTCGTCTCGTGCAACTTCCAGGTAAACTTTTGCCTGTCCAAGCACGTGAACACGGGGCACTACTTATGGGCGGGTCGTAAGTCCTCCCCGGAAGCGGGAATGCAGGCATCCGTGCCTCCTGGCGAAGGATGTGTGCCACACGCACCCGAGTGCAACGAAAATGAGTTttcgctgcagccgcgtgGAAATGGGAGCGCGGATGCAACGGAGTCTTCCTAGCAGCACACAGGCGTCCTTTCTCTTCAACGACTGCGTGCtcgtgcatgtgcacgtgtCGTGTCTTGAGTGGCCTTgtgtcggtggcgccggGCCTCTTGCGAAGCGCAGGGTCTCTTGGTGCACcgaccctccccccttcacACGTTCGCAGGCGCCGTAGCGAAAGGAGGTTGAACGTGCGGCCTGTCCTTATCCGGACAAGAGCAGCCATGAAAAGGAGAATGGCACATCGTTGCGGTGGCaagcccccctctctctctcctgcgtACACGCGCGGCACTGCTTTGGTCTtcacacacagccacagcccAGCCTTcatgtgcagcagcttccCCGCTGTATTCGTCGTTGCGACACCCGCTCGACCCGTGTGAGGCATGCCAGCCCTCACACGGGGAGACGCAAAGCGCACACGGCCCACCAAAGGCCACGCGGCCACGCTATTGTAAGGGGGTCGGCACGTCGCCTTTCTTGGAGCGCGGGTTGGGGACTTAGCAGTGGTAAGGCAGGTGCATGCCGTGTAATGCCGCTGAGAAGCTGACTTCGTtctccgctgcggccgtgCGCAAGTGTATGTGTGACGGAGTGCGACGGCTTCATTGCCGCACGGCGCTGTTCCTGTGCGTTCCATGAAGATCGCCCTTTCGAGATGCCCTTTACATCCCTTTATTCGGTTTCTTCAAacccctcttcttttttttttcttcgaaTCAAAGCCCCTTGCGTCGTTTCACCTCAGCGATTATACGCACCCTGGTGATCAGCGCACTATCCGAGTCTGCTCACTAGCGTGGCGGAACAGCTTGAAATCGCCGGACGGTGTCAACATACTgtcacacacgcaaacacgcacCGAGGAATATATCACGCTGGCTTGGTTCTGTTAGTTT
This region includes:
- a CDS encoding 3-demethylubiquinone-9 3-methyltransferase, putative, with the protein product MKGVAADEVAKFASLQKHWWDPTGPLRSLHLLNPIRVRYVNNIVRSFGNVGGSSCDTSIGFSRDSGLTPQHQVLDVGCGGGILAESLARIGGTVTGIDACAESIEVAEKRRQQLEANFIASSQAFNWPQRLSYRHVSLFDVVEQEKRQFDVVVASEVIEHVSDARAFLQALCEATKPGGLLFLSTMDKSLKTAIAYIGVAEMLTGLVEPGTHDWRKFIPPDDVTKFAQRFGVRKVDQHYIVTYPDVCQSFVSCNFQVNFCLSKHVNTGHYLWAGRKSSPEAGMQASVPPGEGCVPHAPECNENEFSLQPRGNGSADATESS